A region from the Vicia villosa cultivar HV-30 ecotype Madison, WI linkage group LG3, Vvil1.0, whole genome shotgun sequence genome encodes:
- the LOC131657498 gene encoding uncharacterized protein LOC131657498, with the protein MLKVGNSSSFLKDPFVERCCFKVGNGFNTPFWEVAWLNDDCLSEVFPELFAISLLKNVSVAGMGGWSDGIWKWGDLGISEEEVVEEGLFSNLLELRNLLDSFEGCNLEKDVVSWKDGTDRGFTVSSCYGRFASRRIPYGPSNRNDEVLEKLWKMEVPFKIKAFAWRLFVNRLPTKDLLKDRGIALPISNLLCIFCGLHLEDRDHIFIKCNVIKLVWKDIGEWMDYSGWKEEDCIPLFMEWIAMSRKKRIKVDKLGVLWLATCWTIWLTRNGVCFKNDEWNVNDIVWKIKTLVWRWSFLRDITYSNCNFYDFCKDPVSFLS; encoded by the coding sequence ATGCTAAAGGTTGgtaattcttcttcttttcttaaaGATCCGTTTGTTGAGCGTTGTTGTTTTAAAGTGGGCAACGGATTTAACACTCCGTTTTGGGAGGTTGCTTGGCTTAATGATGATTGTTTGTCGGAGGTTTTTCCGGAACTTTTTGCTATTTCTTTGTTGAAAAATGTTTCCGTGGCGGGTATGGGAGGGTGGAGTGATGGTATTTGGAAATGGGGGGATTTGGGTATTtcggaggaagaggtggtggaggaggGATTATTTTCTAATTTATTAGAATTACGGAATCTCTTGGATTCGTTTGAGGGGTGTAATTTGGAGAAGGATGTAGTGAGTTGGAAAGATGGGACGGATAGGGGTTTTACGGTTTCATCTTGCTATGGTCGGTTTGCTTCCCGGCGTATTCCTTATGGTCCTAGCAATAGGAATGACGAGGTTTTGGAAAAGTTATGGAAGATGGAGGTGCCTTTCAAAATCAAGGCATTTGCTtggagactttttgtgaataggcttccAACCAAAGATCTTTTGAAAGATAGAGGTATTGCTTTACCTATATCTaatttattatgtattttttgtGGGCTACATTTGGAAGATAGAGACCATATTTTTATCAAATGTAATGTAATTAAACTTGTTTGGAAAGATATTGGTGAGTGGATGGATTATTCGGGTTGGAAGGAGGAAGATTGCATTCCGCTTTTTATGGAATGGATTGCCATGAGTCGTAAGAAAAGAATTAAAGTAGACAAATTGGGGGTGTTATGGTTGGCCACTTGTTGGACTATTTGGTTGACAAGAAATGGcgtttgtttcaaaaatgatgaGTGGAATGTTAATGATATAGTGTGGAAAATCAAGACTTTGGTGTGGAGATGGTCTTTCTTAAGAGATATTACTTattccaattgtaacttttacgatTTTTGTAAAGACCCGGTGTCTTTTTTATCGTga
- the LOC131657500 gene encoding protein NRT1/ PTR FAMILY 8.1-like, giving the protein MEFKVSDDRVDRHGRIADKQTTGGWKAAPYIIMNEVIERVAFMAIAANMTRYLVSEMNQTIPDSVTHVTDWIGVAYVLTLLGAFLADAYLGRFKTIITFSSIYAVGMFMLTISASFNTFRPQRNKEASQFQMSFLFAALGLVALGTGGIKPCVSSFGADQFDEGDEKEVQMKYSFFNWFYFAINIGSLLGITLLVYIQEKVGWSWGFGIPTITTILSIFVLAIGINYYRFQKPMGSPFTRFLQVVVAALMNHRRGVVVEKETHLYEVETTQSDIIGARKLQRTPQYKFLDKAAVVTTKDEINDRWSVCTVTQVEELKSIIKILPVWATTIALSISFAQMSSFFISQSNIMNRKLGNFEIPTGSVTTFSAINGLILVPIYERFFIPILRKLTGHYRGITSLQRIGVGLFLATISMALAAIVEKTRREHYPQLHTMSVFWLSPQFILIGASEVFTYVGQLEFFYDEATDGTKSISSAMFLCEIGIGSWLSTALVKIIIATTGGQEKGWLRNDLNKSKLDLFYWILAVISGINLLAYLMVAMHYKGKKPVIVRDENMVELNKDQHIQP; this is encoded by the exons ATGGAATTTAAGGTAAGCGATGATCGCGTGGATCGACATGGTAGAATTGCTGATAAACAAACAACAGGAGGATGGAAGGCTGCTCCATATATCATAA TGAACGAGGTGATAGAGAGGGTGGCGTTTATGGCAATAGCAGCGAACATGACCCGTTACTTGGTTAGTGAAATGAATCAAACGATACCAGATTCTGTTACTCATGTCACAGACTGGATTGGAGTTGCTTATGTACTCACTCTCCTTGGAGCCTTTCTAGCAGATGCTTATTTGGGTCGCTTCAAAACCATTATTACTTTCTCTTCCATCTATGCCGTG GGTATGTTTATGCTAACAATTTCAGCCTCCTTCAACACATTTCGCCCACAAAGAAACAAAGAAGCAAGTCAATTTCAAATGTCATTCTTATTCGCTGCACTTGGCCTCGTTGCTTTAGGTACAGGAGGAATCAAACCTTGTGTATCATCCTTTGGAGCTGATCAATTCGACGAAGGAGATGAAAAAGAAGTCCAAATGAAATATTCATTCTTCAATTGGTTTTACTTTGCAATCAACATTGGTTCACTTCTTGGAATTACTTTATTGGTTTATATACAAGAGAAAGTAGGATGGAGTTGGGGTTTTGGAATACCAACAATTACTACAATTTTATCTATCTTTGTTCTAGCTATTGGTATTAATTATTATCGTTTTCAAAAGCCAATGGGAAGCCCTTTTACTAGGTTTCTTCAGGTTGTTGTAGCTGCATTAATGAATCATCGAAGAGGAGTGGTTGTAGAAAAGGAAACTCATCTCTATGAAGTCGAGACAACACAATCTGATATTATTGGTGCTCGTAAGCTTCAGAGAACTCCACAATACAA GTTTTTGGACAAAGCAGCAGTTGTAACTACAAAAGACGAGATTAATGATAGATGGAGTGTATGTACAGTAACACAAGTTGAAGAACTCAAATCAATCATTAAAATCCTTCCGGTGTGGGCAACTACCATTGCACTTTCAATTTCTTTCGCTCAAATGTCATCTTTTTTTATAAGTCAATCCAACATCATGAATCGAAAACTAGGTAACTTCGAAATCCCAACAGGTTCTGTTACCACTTTTAGTGCCATCAATGGCCTCATACTTGTCCCCATCTACGAGCGATTCTTTATCCCAATTCTCCGAAAACTTACTGGCCACTACCGTGGTATCACATCGTTACAACGGATAGGTGTTGGGCTTTTCCTCGCGACAATCTCTATGGCTTTAGCTGCAATAGTTGAAAAGACAAGACGCGAACACTACCCGCAACTGCATACCATGAGTGTTTTTTGGTTGTCGCCGCAGTTTATCTTAATTGGCGCTTCTGAGGTTTTTACCTATGTGGGACAGTTGGAGTTTTTCTACGATGAGGCAACTGATGGGACAAAGAGTATTAGTAGTGCAATGTTTTTGTGTGAGATCGGAATCGGAAGCTGGTTGAGTACTGCGTTGGTTAAGATTATTATAGCCACGACTGGAGGACAAGAAAAAGGATGGTTAAGGAATGATCTTAATAAAAGCAAATTGGATTTGTTCTATTGGATACTAGCAGTTATCAGTGGTATCAATTTGTTGGCTTATTTGATGGTGGCAATGCATTACAAAGGGAAAAAACCAGTGATTGTGAGAGATGAGAACATGGTCGAACTCAACAAAGATCAACACATACAACCATGA